One Perca flavescens isolate YP-PL-M2 chromosome 16, PFLA_1.0, whole genome shotgun sequence genomic window, TCTGGATTGTCAATAACATTGTTCTCGGTCTCTGACAGAtcctctgatatatatatatatatatatatatatatatatatatatatatatgaaatctcttcctctacatcactattaccatcaaaaatctgtgctaaaacttcttcagttgcaaaccttttggagctcattttgtagtgtagtgtagtgtgtacaaagagatgacattacaacagagaagaggacaagcgcgagaaagctcctcctcctttacacacacacacacacacctcgttctaaatgggtgttgaaagtctccgggtcaaaatgacccgcaacatcatctttgtatacaaactctgaacagacattccactacacatcagtgtgtccaaattttatgaacaagttcatgaccctaaatgaggaaatgtcatacaatttcatgaagaaaaagataggttaaccagtattttggtcaacacaaaaacagaaatgggtcaaattgacccttaacataatacgagggttaaaACGCAACTAATgctttttcttttgtaactTCAGGAACAATTTGTAGCAATGTTGACTTTGACAGGGGTTATTATTTAGCCAGGGAGGATTCAGCGTGTAGAAGAATGATGTTCTCAATGAAGGGTAATCCACTTCTTTACTGCATAGTTGCATATGTTgcggatttaaaaaaaaaagggcacatTGTTTTCCACTCATGGTTTCTAAAGACAAAACTCCACAATGCTTGATTTTTCTCTTACTTGTTATGGATTATGAATCCTGAAACTTTTGAATATGACTGACTGGTAAATTCTATCCAGTTGGCTATTTATTGAACGATTTTATCTTTAAATTGGAAGTGACGGGAGCGTTCTTTAAGATGAACACAAACAACATAATGCTATTTGTTGCTGTATAAATCTGTTGCTCAAGgattccaacaaaaaaaatgtatgatggtaaataaatgtgtgtctCTAAAAACGTCATTTTATTGAATGTCCTTATTTATTGaatgtccttatttatttatgctgTGTGTGGTGTTATAATTCAATTATATTGTGGGTacaacaagataaaaaaaaaggatacaaATCCTCTGACcgtaatatattttttaaaaaggaagacattaaagcgtttttttttttttcaaccaggaccctattttcctacatttttgtgtctaagtgactagtGGGAATGCCTAATGTGGTCAGACACTTAggatattaatctgagcctgtcagtggcaaaatgagcacttttatgAAGGTAattacaagctggacaattgccttATTAACTTACATTGGAGCTTGTCTCTCCGCTGCCGACTGAAGCggtctcgcttaatactggacgaatgtcacagattgttgttcccatcactcacttagacacaaaaacaaaggaaaattccaagttgaaaaaaaaacggtagttaccctttaagtcaAAATGAAGGCAAAACATCACACATCCCATAAGCCACCAGCATTGCAATTCACTAAGGAAACTTATAAAATCCAGGGTTGTGTATGTCTAGTATTAAAAGGAGTGTTTAGTACTCCACTTCAGTCTTGGTCACAGTGGAGTTGCACTGTTGTGGCCAGACAAAGGTGCAATAAAACAAGggaaactgcaaaaaaaataaaaatactcttCATTTACCCTGCTGCAAGACGAAGAGGAAGAGCTGGGAAATGAAACCCCAGATGATGAGTCTCCTCCAGGGAGAATGAAGGCTGTTGCAGAAAAACACCAACAAAAAGAGAAGACAGATAAGAGTATGACTGTCTTCTGTTCTCTATTCTTCTgttctcttcttttttattgAATTACAGCCTATTATTGTCTGGTCTCTATCATTGATCTTGGTACTAATAGGCAGACAGTGGCTTCAGAGTAATGTGCTTGCGGAAGACGATATGTCTTTCTAAGGACCAGAGGAGGAAGACGACTGAGCTGCTGAACACTAATGAGGAAATGGAAGCAAGGTGAACTAAATATTGATGTAATTCTAATTGAATTGAACTTCAAACTACATTACAAAGCTGCTCAGTTTAAAATAATATTCCCACTATTAGTACTGCTACTACAGTACTATgagttttcttttattctttagctacacattttttttcaaactcgACAAATAAAACCTAAACTAGTATCTAGCAAAGTGAGATACCTTTCGAGGTATGTCTGTGAATACTGCAATTTGGAACACTTAAATCTAATGACATGAGTTTGAGTGACATCTAGTGTTGAACTCCTGCCACTGTAGGAAAGTTCCTGAAAACACAGACATGATCTGGTGACAACAGCACTCCTTGGTACCGGCCCCACCCAGTGGAGAGCTGTGGAAATGACAGGAAAGTTCCTGAACACTCTGGAAGTCTACCAAATTCGAAAAAAAGATTCAAAAACAGTTGTGTAAAATTCACAagatttaacaaacaaaaattgtaaaaatagTTTGATAAGTCACGGTAAGGTCGTCTGTGGACGGGAGTTGGACACTGGGCGCTGCCGAGGTGCCCTTAAGCAAAACACGGAACCCAGCTACTTGGAGTGCCATCCTGTAAGGCAGCATTCTCACTTCGACATATTCCCATACAtaatgcatttgtgtatttgggctatatcagttgcattgttttttttaaccagggcagcaacTTTCAGATCACATTAtgttcttacataattgcaaaagggttctccaatgttttctcagttagccttttaaaatgatatcagattagtaaacagaatgtgcctttggaacattggaggaatggttgctgataatgggcaatgcagatattgcattaaagatcagccacttctttctacaacagtcaagaacccttttgcaattatgtaagcacataatgcaaactgaaaactgctgttctggttaaaaaaaacaatgcaactgatctcagctggtaatctgtctgtaatggagtggaatggaaatttttaagtgaccccaaaccttTGTCTGGTAGAGTATGCATAttctatatataaaagagatttgtCCCTTGCGGCATTAATAAAGTATGCATTATTATTAAAGCTTGGGTAATTGCCTGTATTCTCTCGCTGCTATGTTTTCATGAGATTTCATGAGACATGAACATTATGAACAACAGGATCGATCTAgggcacgtgtcaaactcaaggcccactcttgcagatttagatccggaccgtatatcaatttgggttcacaatacattttggcccgcctaccaaaaacacaggaaagtgttttttaaaatacaattacatgtcattcaaagcagaatatgtcAAATTTGCCGACTGTGAGACTcggaaattcccccagaagcacagagagagttttcatattcaggctgtgaaacaggttgttgttaaaaaacaatcattgttttgcttcaTTTGCTAAATTCCATGATGGCCAAgtaactcttttgatgacttttgtagggcttcgtgtcaacaaaaatgcgacaaaacacttacaaaaaatgtcagaaaaaagcacatttacaaaaaggtgacaaatgtctgagaaagccacaaaaaagtctgaacaaaaacaaacaaactttacatgtctggcccttggtgtgattctctttttccagtgtggccctagtgaaaatgagttCGACACCCCTGATCTAGGGACATCACCACTCGTAACAGCTCTATCCAGTGGAGAGCTGTGGCAAAATTACACAATTTGCCAATGCTGGTAATAGAAGTCATGTCCTTAGTATAAATTGGTGAAACTTGATTTCTGAAATAAAGGCAACTAAAGAAACAGTTACATTAGACCAATAGCCACAGAGCAGGACCGTGACACTGGCCTATATGTGCAAACAAATgatatgcatttcttttttaaaagtgcagaaaaaatgagatttcaatttaagaccatttattaattatacaaaatacatACTATCATCATTTAACAGCTGTTTCAGCTTAGCATGCCGCTTGGATGGTCCAGGGAGCATTATCAAGAGCGGAGCCATCAAGTTTCAAGACATTTATTGATcatacaaaatacagaaacatgTACTATTCATTGTTGCAGCAACATGCAGATGAGCCGATGTTTTCAGGTTGGtcctgtgtgctgctgtgtgtctctgtgctgcTGCCTTCTGTGTGTGAACGCACACTCTGCTGTGTTTCCTCCTCCAAGCTCCTCCCGATAGTCAGCTCTCTCTCGGCCTCCTCCACACACGGAGCTGTGGCCGCCTGGATGTGGAGCttcccgtctggagccaggtaGCAGGTGACGGCTTCGGGGTTCGGCCCTTCAGGCAGGTCAAACTCTCGTCTGAACTCCTGGCGTCTGTAAGAGTACGAGCCTTTCCCGTCGTCCTGCTTCTTCTCTGTCTTCCCGCTGACTGTCAGCGTCCGGCCCACCTGTCTGACGGACAGCTCCTCTGGAGAAAAGCCTCGGGTGTCCAGGCTCAGGCCGAAGtgctctccatctttctccagCTGGTAGGAGACCGGTTGGGAGGGCTCCGTCTCCTCCAGGATCTCGTGTCGAAGTTTGTCCATCAGCTCCAGACTGCTGCGGAGCTCCGGTAGGTTTCTCTGCAGTAGATCCTGCTGGTAGAGCAGAGGTTGGACCTCTGACCTCAGACTGCGTGCAAGCCAGTCGAAGCCCATGAATGGACTGAGACTGGCAGACTGGAATCCATGAGAGCAGAGCATCTtcagtgtgtgttctgtgttgaGTCCTCttgataaagtgtgtgtgttttcttctgcGTTGCTTTCTGTCTCAGCAGTGGGTCTGCCCCAGCTCTTATATTCTGACTGGAGGAGCTCCAGAGTGTTCAGGAACTTTCCTGTCGTTTCCGCAGCTCTCCACTGGGTGGAGCTGGTACTCAGGGTTGCTGACGTCACCGGATCATTCCAGATTGATCATTTTGCTGTTTGAAATAATCGAATGCAAATAATATTAGTACAAGTGAAGAGTCTTTTTTTCAGGATTGTCTTTAGACATTTTTCTGTTAGATGATGaagattattttgtttaaaagatAATCTCTAAATGACATTTTCTAATCTACATGTCAGTGTTAGAAACAGcactacatgtgtgtgtgtttttgtgtttagtgtgtgtctctttctctgaatgacttttcttttttttctgttcctttTGCAGCAAGGTTACATTCCAGAGATTGAGGGGAACATGACACTCATTCAAAATTGGTTTAAAATGTCAGAGATGAAAGATAGTACAATGTTAGTGTTCCTTGGACTAGAAGAATCAAGTAAATGGGAGATTGAAGTAATGAAGGGACACTAAAAGATATCGGTGAACAATCTTTTCGTACatgtcttctttcttctttctatcAAGATGAGTCTATACTCATCTATTAGAATGGAAATATGATGAATACTGCATTCATTCACCACCAGCCACTTCTGAGGGAAAACTGAAATCGAAGAGAGACAGCCTCTTCAGTGCATATTTAGTCTTTTAAGTTTCTCTGATGAAACACAGCGTTTGTGGAATAGCTCAGCATGAGACAGACTTTTTGTGTTCCGCACAGTTTCCTCTGATCCTCCCCtgtcatttacacacacacctccattaGATGGCAGCCTAACCCTTCCACAAACATTTACCACCAAACGTATCCTCTAAACCCCAGTAACTTTCTGGCTGTCGAAGCACTTTGCCACTAGTTGTCATCATAGCTTAACAAAAGACTTAATTATTCACTAACACATGAGCAAACCCTCACTGTACATCGCTACCTATGATCATACACAGCTTTTAATTAATAGCgtaactgttaatttgtgctttccattcattttatttatttatttttatttctgggACACATGCTGATTTTAGTTTGCCATTATGCATGCATGAAGTGATCATGATGCACTGATTATAGAATATGTGCAGTTCAGGACATGGTCTGTGAAAGACCTAATCAGGATGCATAGACTTAAATGAGTTAAACAGAAATGAAATAGCACCCGTTTCATGTTTTAAGACCAAGACGGAAAAAAAAGCTACATGCAGTGTACAGAAATTATTGATATGCAGGACTGCGCAGAGAAGtagggcaacaacaacacagaaggCAGGATTTAAACCCAGTCTTCTTCCCAACACATTCTATatctccaaaaaaaacaaaggacaGATGATGAAACGTGGACTGGCAAACAGGGCTTTGCTGCTCGGGGATATCGTGTCAAGGCTGGTGTCAGTATTTCtgacacaaaaagaaaacataggagttgtttttgttgttttttttgccaggCATTCACCTTTGGATGAACTCCCCAAAGTGAAGGCGGGATAGAagtgaggaggaggtggagaatgAAAGGTAACGGAAATAGAggaaggatgaggaggaggaggatgaggaggagaaagcAAGGCTCCATGTAAATCATCCGCATTGTTCTCCTAACGCTGCTTGTATgcataaacacacgcacacattgaAGACACAGGGACagcattaaacacacacacacacacacacacacaaagagagaatcTCGGGCACAAACTTGCACTTCCTTGTTCCTGTCTTAGTTTGTCCCTCACGGAGATGGTTTTTAATGCGCCAtaatccccctctctcccctgaACACATAAAAGAGATATCCTTCTATCTGTGTAAGTGGTTCTGACAGCCACCAGctcatcacaaacacacacatagaaacacacacgcatgcacacactcatacactcgcactcacacacacacacacacacacacacacacacacacacacacacacacacacacacgaagaaCCACCAGCTCATCAACATGCAGTTATTCCTTTGGCGCTGGATCGCAGGCTGTTAATTGGCTGCCAagcaaaatgtgtgtatttctgtgtgtgtgtgtgtgtgtgtgtgtgtgtgtgtgcgtgtgtgtgtgtgtgtgtgtgtgtgtgtgtgtgtgtgtttgtgtctgtactGCAGAGCCGGGGTTGCTTAGACATTCCCGTCACGTCTCTGAGCCTCGATTAAGACGTTGCTCCAGTTTttgcacagacagacatttggggaggagggaaagagaggtagagagggggagaggatgCAGCAGGGGGTGAGAAAGATGAGAGAACACCAGAGGAGTgggaagggaggaagagaggtgaTGAGGCGGGACACGGCAAAGGAGGGGAAAAAAGTGAAGGgcgagtgagtgagagagaggtaTAGTGAAATGCTGCAGTGGTCCTGTGTGTAGGACCTGGAACTGATAACTCTCCTGTACTGCCTTCCTTATCTCCATTATTGAGTTGCACAGGATGAGGAGTTATTTCAGGCGTCAACTGCAGAGTTCCAGTAGGGAAAAAAGTCCTGTTCGTTTCCTTCAACGTGAGGTGACTGGTGCAGCTAGGAAAGGTATCTCCTGGTTGAATCTTCAGTGCCAATAAAGGAGCAACTGTGATAGGACATATCTGCTCAATTAATAAAAAGCCAAAATTACAAGTGAGTCTATGGTGATGATGACCCTGATGATGGCCACAAGCAGAAATGCGTCGGTCTAACAAAAAAGTATCACTTTAGTTTTGACCTCTTAAAACTGATTGCCTTcaggcgcctggatagctcagttggtagagcaggcgcccgtatgtagaggtttactcctcaacgcattcccccctttctctttctcccctttcatgtctgcagctgtcctgtcaaataaaggcctaaaaatggccaaaaaattatctttaaaaaaaaaactgattgccTTCTCCATGCACCTTATGAGCAGGTGGATTGGGGCCAGATTTCTATAatctgctgctgtgttttgtttCAACCCCTGACTAGCTTCTTCTCTGGAGTAATGGCGACCAACACACTTGAGGTTGCTGTtcgtttccagtttcttaaCAATGACTGTGGTCATTccctaaaggcgctgacacaccaagccgataatcggccgtcgggacagtctggcgaggtcagtgactcgagtctgttcggtgcgttccgtgccgtcgtctgtccatggggccgtcggccttcattttggccgatttgacatgtataatcggcggggtgggcactgccggcagtcggactcaaatgacccatctgattggtagaacgctaacccggaaacggggagcaGAATGAGCGTGGCTAGAGTCTCTCAAAGTCTGAcagaaatcttttaaactgacttttgtcgatctgaaatgaagacagattcagcaagtgca contains:
- the LOC114571314 gene encoding heat shock protein 30-like, whose amino-acid sequence is MLCSHGFQSASLSPFMGFDWLARSLRSEVQPLLYQQDLLQRNLPELRSSLELMDKLRHEILEETEPSQPVSYQLEKDGEHFGLSLDTRGFSPEELSVRQVGRTLTVSGKTEKKQDDGKGSYSYRRQEFRREFDLPEGPNPEAVTCYLAPDGKLHIQAATAPCVEEAERELTIGRSLEEETQQSVRSHTEGSSTETHSSTQDQPENIGSSACCCNNE